From a region of the Butyrivibrio sp. AE3004 genome:
- a CDS encoding SH3 domain-containing protein, with amino-acid sequence MQTSGGDVDQGISGGEVMTDNIRNFNDYRKKINKDDQFTEEINIEIQDPLDFLSAEEREEYYRTQHEAMDRERESLKKDSPEFYLDEDEDYYTSRKNSKEEIIADSLKSSEEEIISRKSAREDKKVISRRTEKKVKSSNSHTASNEPFDHTSDKKKKSEKIKEEKPKAIRRKTRIEDIDDFEDEEVNGRGINPLLIVRISSIITGIIILALIGMIFKAKFYDRYLVPDPDEDTTKVEVGELAGYTRTDDKVITTSDLNLRNTPSTASKDFVVVQVPKDTVLDRIAVSDDGEWAQVKYEDQLLFCVMKYLTVQE; translated from the coding sequence ATGCAAACTTCAGGGGGAGATGTTGACCAAGGGATTTCCGGAGGAGAAGTCATGACGGACAATATCAGAAACTTTAACGACTATAGAAAAAAAATAAATAAAGATGATCAGTTTACTGAAGAAATAAATATTGAGATACAGGATCCACTGGATTTTTTAAGTGCTGAAGAGAGAGAAGAATACTATAGAACCCAACATGAGGCTATGGACAGAGAGAGAGAAAGCCTTAAGAAGGATTCACCGGAATTCTATCTTGATGAGGACGAGGATTACTATACTTCACGGAAAAACTCAAAAGAAGAAATAATAGCTGATTCGTTAAAATCGAGTGAAGAAGAAATTATTTCAAGAAAATCTGCCAGGGAAGATAAAAAGGTAATTTCAAGAAGAACAGAAAAAAAGGTCAAAAGTTCAAATAGCCATACTGCTTCAAACGAACCATTTGATCATACTTCTGACAAGAAAAAGAAATCAGAAAAGATAAAGGAAGAAAAACCAAAGGCCATAAGAAGAAAAACAAGAATAGAAGATATAGATGACTTTGAGGATGAGGAAGTAAATGGCAGAGGAATAAATCCTCTCCTGATAGTCAGAATATCTTCCATTATCACAGGTATAATAATCCTTGCTCTTATAGGAATGATTTTTAAGGCAAAGTTTTATGACCGATATCTTGTTCCTGATCCGGATGAAGATACAACCAAAGTAGAAGTAGGTGAACTTGCTGGTTATACAAGGACTGATGACAAGGTTATAACAACATCTGACTTGAACCTTAGAAATACACCCTCCACAGCAAGCAAAGACTTTGTAGTGGTTCAGGTTCCTAAAGATACAGTTCTGGACAGAATCGCAGTAAGTGATGACGGAGAATGGGCTCAGGTAAAATATGAGGACCAGTTACTCTTTTGTGTTATGAAATATCTTACTGTTCAGGAATAA
- the trxA gene encoding thioredoxin, translated as MAEYTFTTDNFDEEVLNSKLPVLIDFMADWCGPCKMMAPMIDEFAKEYDGELKVGKINVDEQPEIAQKYGVMSIPMFAFIKDGEVVDQAVGAQSKSKLQSMIDKVVS; from the coding sequence ATGGCTGAATACACATTTACAACAGACAACTTTGACGAAGAAGTTCTCAACAGTAAGCTTCCGGTACTTATTGACTTCATGGCTGATTGGTGTGGACCATGTAAAATGATGGCTCCCATGATCGATGAATTTGCCAAGGAATATGATGGTGAGCTCAAGGTTGGTAAGATAAACGTGGATGAACAGCCGGAGATTGCTCAGAAATATGGTGTTATGTCAATTCCGATGTTTGCTTTTATTAAAGATGGAGAGGTTGTTGATCAGGCAGTAGGTGCACAGAGTAAGTCCAAACTACAGAGCATGATAGACAAGGTTGTTTCCTGA
- a CDS encoding D-alanyl-D-alanine carboxypeptidase family protein yields the protein MKNNNLINKIYKVSALFASLTVILFNSFSVYAETDAEAASAARKVLPIQSNEIQGWPEGPQIAAEAAILMDVNTGTILYEKNIHEELYPASTTKIMTCLLAVENSNLDDKVDFSANAIHSVPVDGSKIGMDVGEYLTLEESLYGIMVGSANEVSNAVAEHVSGSIDSFVNLMNEKAKSLGCTNTHFANANGLQSPDHYTSAYDLALISKAFFSNELLCRVGNTPRYHFSPSAGQPDDFYLNNKHKLITGEIPYEGIVGGKTGYTDLARETLVTCAEKNGMRLICVVFMEESPYQFTDTVTLFDYGFNNFKSVNVKSEETGYIPNDNAFFSSKDNIFYTQSSFLEFAKNDYVILPVTASLSDAVSTVSYDDNTGSTGVISTINYSFNGVPIGSGHILISKNTYVTPEDVNNSSSKMIYINIKLILAIISIMGGSVIVFIYLSSLIGAFSSISKQDRKRLNRRKKEAKKRSGPRF from the coding sequence ATGAAAAATAATAATCTTATAAACAAAATATATAAGGTGTCAGCTCTTTTTGCTTCATTAACGGTTATTTTATTCAATTCTTTTTCAGTTTATGCTGAAACAGATGCAGAAGCTGCCAGTGCTGCCAGAAAGGTACTTCCTATTCAAAGCAATGAAATTCAGGGGTGGCCTGAGGGGCCTCAGATTGCTGCTGAAGCGGCAATACTTATGGATGTAAATACAGGAACTATCCTTTATGAAAAAAACATACATGAAGAATTATATCCCGCAAGTACAACAAAGATAATGACCTGTCTTTTAGCTGTGGAAAATTCAAATCTTGATGACAAAGTGGACTTTTCTGCCAATGCAATACATTCGGTCCCTGTAGACGGTTCGAAAATTGGGATGGATGTCGGTGAATATCTTACACTAGAGGAATCGCTTTACGGAATAATGGTTGGAAGTGCCAATGAAGTTTCAAATGCTGTTGCAGAGCACGTAAGCGGATCAATTGACAGCTTTGTCAATCTTATGAATGAGAAAGCAAAATCACTTGGATGTACAAATACACATTTTGCAAACGCCAATGGTCTTCAGTCTCCGGATCATTATACCAGTGCCTATGATCTTGCTCTTATATCAAAAGCCTTTTTTTCAAACGAGCTTTTATGTCGCGTGGGAAATACTCCAAGATATCATTTCTCGCCCAGTGCCGGGCAGCCTGATGATTTTTACTTAAATAACAAGCACAAATTGATAACCGGAGAAATACCTTATGAAGGTATAGTTGGCGGTAAAACCGGTTATACAGATCTTGCGAGAGAAACTCTCGTTACCTGTGCAGAAAAAAACGGTATGCGTTTGATCTGTGTTGTTTTTATGGAAGAGTCACCCTATCAGTTTACGGATACAGTTACGTTGTTTGACTATGGATTTAATAATTTTAAATCTGTTAATGTAAAAAGCGAAGAAACAGGTTATATTCCAAATGACAATGCCTTTTTCTCATCAAAAGATAATATTTTTTATACTCAAAGCTCATTTTTGGAATTTGCAAAAAATGATTACGTGATTCTTCCTGTTACAGCTTCATTATCAGATGCCGTTTCCACAGTGTCGTATGATGATAATACAGGCTCAACAGGAGTCATTTCAACAATCAATTATAGTTTTAATGGTGTCCCGATAGGTTCCGGACATATCCTTATTTCAAAAAATACTTATGTCACTCCTGAAGATGTGAACAACTCTTCTTCAAAAATGATTTATATCAATATTAAACTTATTTTGGCAATTATATCCATTATGGGTGGTTCGGTAATAGTTTTTATTTATCTTTCCTCTTTGATAGGTGCTTTTTCAAGTATAAGCAAACAAGATAGAAAAAGACTTAACAGAAGGAAAAAAGAAGCCAAAAAAAGAAGTGGCCCCAGATTTTAA
- the trmB gene encoding tRNA (guanosine(46)-N7)-methyltransferase TrmB, with product MRLRNIAGSRERIAESPFTIDSPEEYKGKWNEVFGNDNPIRIEVGTGKGRFIMDMAAANPDINYVGIEKYSSVLLRAVQKQTELELTNVRFIRMEAEIITEVFEENEIDRIYLNFSDPWPKERHAQRRLTSSSFLRRYDQILKKDGQLEFKTDNRDLFDFSLMELNTAGWHAEAVTYDLHNEPLMNEGNIMTEYEEKFSSKGNPIFKYIIKR from the coding sequence ATGCGGCTAAGAAATATTGCAGGATCCAGAGAGAGGATTGCAGAGAGTCCGTTCACTATTGATAGTCCTGAGGAGTACAAGGGAAAATGGAATGAAGTGTTCGGGAATGATAATCCGATAAGGATTGAAGTTGGAACGGGAAAAGGACGTTTTATAATGGATATGGCAGCAGCCAATCCTGATATTAATTATGTAGGAATTGAGAAATACTCAAGTGTTCTTTTGAGAGCAGTCCAGAAGCAGACAGAGCTGGAACTGACAAATGTCAGATTTATCAGAATGGAAGCTGAAATAATCACGGAAGTGTTTGAGGAGAACGAGATAGACAGAATTTATCTCAACTTTTCGGATCCCTGGCCTAAGGAGCGGCACGCACAGAGAAGGCTTACATCGAGCAGTTTCCTTAGAAGATATGATCAGATTTTAAAAAAAGATGGTCAATTGGAATTTAAGACAGACAACAGAGACCTTTTTGATTTTTCGCTTATGGAACTTAATACAGCAGGGTGGCACGCTGAAGCTGTTACATATGATCTGCATAATGAACCTTTAATGAATGAAGGTAATATAATGACAGAATATGAGGAGAAGTTTTCCTCAAAAGGAAATCCAATCTTCAAATATATTATTAAGCGGTAG